Proteins from a single region of Antechinus flavipes isolate AdamAnt ecotype Samford, QLD, Australia chromosome 2, AdamAnt_v2, whole genome shotgun sequence:
- the CMPK2 gene encoding UMP-CMP kinase 2, mitochondrial has protein sequence MACFPRLGNYIVRFLERMRPSSQVPAVRRQATAVNPLDLARDRFFLLELPDSGLANFTLCGDYGDGGTDWSALAARDPRLEAFLLAPGRTYSLCVPAVPGSGYRGRILAARLHHHLLQQLSRGPFRKCELRRLLCYSPDGRSGITEKGFILWDPHDCLEIQRALQGLLFACEDPRPLLGVFKADKSGLLWQRLWELPGVVGDKGGRFRVVPIEEPPVHPLVPELPITVVFPNLEETRKVFEECIPFIPEAKEILNLVDKCPKKIQKGKFPVIVIEGLDATGKTTVTEKVSKALKAVFLKSPPACVSQWRKIFDDEPTIIRRAYYSLGNYIMASEIAKQSTQAPVIIDRYWHSTAAYAIATEISGLPHHLPPAHHSVYQWPQDLLRPDIVLLLTVNPEERIHRIQGRGMHKTKEEVELENNKLFREKVEISYQRMENPSCHTVDANPNRKIVIATVLNIIRNYFASL, from the exons ATGGCCTGTTTCCCTCGCCTGGGAAATTACATTGTCCGCTTCTTGGAGAGGATGCGGCCGTCGTCGCAGGTGCCAGCCGTTCGCCGCCAGGCCACTGCTGTGAACCCGCTTGACCTGGCCCGGGACCGCTTCTTCCTCTTGGAGCTGCCAGACTCTGGTCTAGCTAACTTCACCCTCTGCGGAGACTACGGTGACGGCGGCACAGACTGGAGCGCCTTGGCCGCCAGAGATCCCCGGCTAGAGGCGTTCCTCCTCGCGCCCGGGCGCACCTACTCGCTGTGCGTGCCCGCAGTCCCGGGTTCGGGCTACCGGGGCCGGATCCTAGCTGCGCGCCTGCACCACCACCTGCTACAGCAACTTAGCCGGGGCCCTTTCCGGAAGTGCGAGCTGCGGCGCCTCCTCTGTTACTCCCCTGACGGCCGGTCCGGGATCACGGAGAAGGGCTTCATCCTGTGGGATCCCCACGACTGCTTGGAGATCCAGCGTGCCCTGCAGGGCCTGCTGTTTGCTTGCGAAGATCCAAGACCACTTCTGGGCGTGTTCAAAGCTGACAAGAGTGGCCTGCTGTGGCAGAGGCTGTGGGAACTGCCAGGAGTGGTAGGAGATAAAGGGGGGAGATTTCGAGTGGTGCCCATAGAAGAGCCCCCTGTGCACCCTTTAGTGCCAGAACTGCCCATCACTGTGGTGTTTCCCAATCTGGAAGAAACCCGAAAGGTTTTTGAGGAG TGTATACCTTTCATTCCTGAAGCAAAGGAGATCCTTAACTTGGTGGATAAATGCCCGAAGAAGATCCAGAAGGGAAAATTCCCTGTCATTGTTATTGAGGGTTTGGATGCTACTG GAAAAACTACAGTGACTGAAAAGGTGTCAAAAGCATTGAAGGCTGTTTTCCTAAAATCACCTCCAGCCTGTGTCAGCCAgtggagaaaaatatttgatgATGAACCAACAATCATCAGGCGGGCATATTATTCTTTGGGAAATTATATCATGGCTTCTGAAATAGCTAAACAATCTACACAGGCTCCTGTGATTATAGACAG GTACTGGCACAGCACAGCTGCTTATGCAATTGCCACTGAGATAAGTGGCCTTCCCCACCACCTACCTCCAGCTCATCACTCTGTTTATCAGTGGCCCCAGGACTTGCTCAGACCTGATATTGTACTGCTGCTAACTGTGAATCCTGAAGAGAGGATTCATAGGATTCAGGGACGTGGGATGCATAAGACAAAAGAAGAAGTTGAATTGGAAAACAACAAGTTATTTCGTGAAAA GGTGGAAATATCCTATCAGAGGATGGAGAATCCTTCCTGTCATACGGTGGATGCTAACCCCAACAGAAAAATTGTCATCGCAactgttttaaatataattagaaactattttgcctcATTGTAG